CTCCATTTTTACAAGGGTTCGCCAAACATGCATCTAAAAGGCCATTCACATGTTTTTATAGCTGACTAATAAAATATTGTACATAATTGAAGGATGTAAAATCAAGTATGATTATAACCACAAGGTGGTGCTACTATGCAGTAAAAGCCATATTGCTATAGGCATGGCACACATCTTGTGGATCACACCTCAAAGAACATGCTAAAACTGGATTCCTGATTGGTCCCGTTAATCTCTATCTAAAACATACCATAGTGACACCGGATCCATTGCCTTTCTTTTGTGATTGTTCTGTTATCAGTTTCTAGTCATCATGGCCCCACTAAACCAAACTCCTCCTTCATGCGCCACAGAAACTATTTGTTGTGATGGGGGTTAAATGTATGATAAATTATCTCTATCTCTCTGCACTGTAGCCTTTGATAGACATGCTAATCAGATGTTGCACATTAGTGCATGTCAGTTATCAAGTTTCCAGGTATTTTAAAGAGATAGGAAAACAGCGCCCCCTTTGGAGATATAAAccaaatatgtatataaataacactaaaataacactggtttaAGCGGCCtagtttaacattttatttatcattaaatgaaactaaaatacttttttttctctcttcaaATGACTACATTATAGGAaagttttctttgttttcccCATGGTTAATGAATGGAGAACTATagaagatatttttgacagTGGTACAATGTGTTTACCTGAAATGTAGGCTGTCCTAACCAACACTCTATGTGTAGGTCTGGCAGGTAGAGCAGCAGGCTCAGGTGTGGTTTTGACACGATTCTCATCTTCAGTATTGGCTTTAGTATTGTTTTCGTTAGTCATGAATCCGtaatcattatcatcatcatcatcatcatcatcatcttcattacCAGCTGTCGTAGTGGTTGGTTTTTGGGTTTGCTCCATCTGCTCAATGATGGGTGCATTGGTGGAGTCAGGTTCACTCAAGGCTTTGATGTCATCTGTGGTAAGTGCAGCTTCCCCACTGAATTCAACATCTGCTCTTAACTCTCCTGGGTTTGTGGAAGAGGCCACAGATTGCCAAATGGGACTTTGAGTCCCATGAGGAAGAAATGTAACCTTCAGACTTGTCGTGGGTCCCACAGTGCTGTCCTGATTATCTTCGTCATCACTATTGGTTTCATTATGCTCCTCCATATCTGTGAGGTTAGAGGGAGTGATGGTGGCCACTTTTGAGTATGGATGCTTAGTAACTGAAGACCAGTTTCCTGGAGGTTCTCCTTCTCCGGAGGACTCATCCTCTTCACTGCCTTCAACACTGAAAGTTACAGTAGAATTATTAAGCTCAGTGGATGTGGTGATTAGGTATTTAGGTGCTTCTCCAAGCCCTTCCTGCTCCACCTTCTCCAGTTCTTCTTCCACAATCCCAAGGCTAGGTGGAGTGGTGCTTTCAGGGAGGACTCCTACGATTTCCTGTGGAGAACTGATTTCTACTTGCGCAGGCCCATGTGTGGTTGATGTGCCCAACAGATGAGGCACAGGGGTGGTCAACAGTGTGACTGGCAGGACATCATCATGATCGCCAGAACCTTCAGACGATTCGGTTTCCTTCAGTGTTGTGCTCACAGTCGAATAATTGCTGACATCATCAACTGCACCAAGAGACACGGGAACAGTCCCAGCTGGAATCTCCTCAGCATTGTGATGGTCTGCAGAACTGTTTTCATGTATGGGTTTTAAAGCTGAAAGTGAACAAAATcaaagaatttttttgtaatttataacTATGATCAGGACatgtccatccgtccatccatccatccgtccatccatccatccatccatccatccatccatccatccatctatccatccatccatccatccaaaaaattcaattaattttaaatctattttttaaaatttaacaattttaaagGCATTCTTAATTCAGTTCTGAATGTCACACAACCCTGATTTCGGTATATTTGTGGATATTAAAAAgcacacaaaatattatttgctGATACACTGTATGAttataatgtttctttttgCTTACTTGGGCTAATATTGTTCAGATGTGTTAATGAGAAGCTCTCTGTCATAGTCTCAGTTGTCGATGCTCCATATGTCTCTGATATATGTGGGGTGACCAGATGTTCTGACTTTTCTGTGGATAACAAGGTCAAATCCTCACCGGAACCCTCCAACCAACCTTTAGTGCTGGATGTTCTTACTGAGGTGGACTGAGTTGTGTGTGTTAAAAGACCTTGGTCTTCTTCTGACTCTGGAGCTTCAGTGATATTTCCTGCATTTTTCTCCACTGTAGCGCCTTCaggaaggtatgttgaaagaccCGACTGGACTGGAGTATTGTACGTTGTGGTGTCATTGCTTGAGTCATATTCCAGTGTAGTGCCCTCAGTAGTCATAGAGATCTCACTAGTCACATGAtcttcatcctcctcctccagGCTAGTGTCAGGCATGGGTTGGAAGTGTTTGGACCCATTTATCTCCTTTGGTTGAGAGGATGGTGCCTCTGTTGTCTCAGGCCGAGCCTCTATTGGTGGGATGAAGTCAATGGGCTCTCCTGGCTCTAAGTTGGTATCTGGCATTGGTTGGTAGTGTCTATGATTGCTGCTCTTAACACCATCAATTGATGAAGCTTTTATTTCTGGTTCTCCTTCTTGCATGAAATTATTGTGTTTCGGATCCATGTAAATCTCTGGAACAGACTGAACGTTTTGCCTGGTGACCTCAGTGGACTCAAGATATCGGTCTGTGCTGGCTGGGGTGGTGAGGTCTCTTCTGGTGCTAGCAGTGGCATCTTCCTGAGAGCTCAGGGTGTGGTTGTGTTCCTCAGGTTCTGAAGTAGTCTGTGTGCTGTAGATGGAGAAGGACTCAACAGCCCCCTGAGCTTCATTTTCGGACTCTTGAGTGACCTGATCCATGCTGTATTCCTCTTGGGGATCTGCTAAAGTCACAATATGCTGCTCGGTGTCCTCTGGCTCTGTTGCCGTATAATCTATAGGTGGGACTGTCTGAGACTTGCTGTTAGCTGCAGAGGAAGAGTGAAATAGATACATTTATTCAAGCTTTATTATTGTATGTAATTGATAGTTTAGGTTAGGGGGTTTCCAACTTTTTGATGTCAAGACCCCCTAAACATAATGATACCATTGGGAGGGACTCCCttcctaaaatataaaagcagttgtatattttcatttatataaaaaatccATTCAtactgtgtgagaaaaatattaaatgtgacaacaaaattaaataattgtttaaaatgttaaatagttAGCTTTTACCTGGTCATTGTAatagttaattaaaatattattgggaaaacattactttttattcttttaaaaattaTGATAATTATAAGAAATTAATCTCATGATTTCTGACCAGTCTTTAGAAAGCAGAGTAAATTTAGAGAAtgtaaaaaaggaaaagaaaaaagttaaacataTTTCATGAATAtcttgaagggatagttcacccaaaaattaaaattatcccataatttacttaacctcaagccatcctaggtttaATATGACTTTCTTCACTCAGCCAAACACAACTGGagttacatcaaaaaaatcctggctcttccaagctttgtaatggtagtgaatggtgctcctgattttgaagtaaaaaaaaaaaaacacatccatCTTTCATGAAAGTAATCTATaaggctccagggggttaataaagtccatCTGAAGCGTCCTTTTATAAtccataattataactttataaactgtaatcaCTAGTTTCCGGTAAAGACTGTACGTGAGTCtagtttcacttcagaaggcctttattaaccccctggagccgtatggattactttttacttttttgggcttcaaaaaaaATGGCACCATTCACTTCCATAATAAAACTTGGAAGAGACAGGAAATTTTTAAATACAACTCAGAttgtattcatctgaaagaagacagtcatatacacctggaTTGAAGGTGCgcaaattatgggataattttcatttttggtgaactaactctttaaagggttagatcacccaaaaatgaaaattctgttatttattacttaccctcatgccgttccacacccgtaagacctttgttctgaagattaccgaaagtcttacaggtgtggaacggcatgagggtgagtaataaatgacagaattttcatttttgggtgaactaaccctttaagtgtacagccctaaaaatgcaattttttccCCTACCCTCTAGCACCCCCTGGGGGTCCCAGATTCAAACCCATCTGTCAAATACCTCTGAAGCAGTAGGCATCATGGCGAGTGTATGGTTCTGGGAATCCTGTTTGATTGCTAAAACGATAAACTGTCTTGACACCAGGTTCAGAGCCCCCACACCGTTCACGAGGGGTCACAATGGGGTAACGAACGCTTCCATCAGCAAGCCAGCCAGGACTGCAGTGATTCAGACCATCATTCCATGCGGCATACAGCTGGCCAGTGGTGGCTAGCTGAGCTCCCTGCTGCTCACAGTATGTCTTAGCTTCTGACAAGCTGAAGCGCTGTGGGGTTGACCCATGAAAAACCTCCCCTAAAAACAGTTAcatcaataaataaacaacacatttttgctttcacATCGTAAACAGGGTGCATTCTTTATATATGGACTGCTTGCTAATATCAAAAGCTAATTTGGAGCACATTGTTTGCAAAAGTGAATATTAGCAATGTTTTGGGAGTGGTTTACCATGAATGTTCTCCACATAGCA
The sequence above is drawn from the Megalobrama amblycephala isolate DHTTF-2021 linkage group LG13, ASM1881202v1, whole genome shotgun sequence genome and encodes:
- the bcan gene encoding brevican core protein isoform X3, with product MDEVTESHTRSAMFLHILLRTICLFVLSSSAVLSPAADETSFLQVAIPDRPVSAILGGSLTLPCMVSLSRTPSLGRHAVLTQPRVKWSFLSSNRETEILVARGERVKVSELYKGRASLLNYAASSADLTLRLDGLIHNDTGFYRCEVQHGLEDAHDQAQVKVKGVVFLYRHTSSRYAFTFDEAKDACEDIGAQIASPEQLLAAYHSGYEQCDAGWLSDRSVRYPIQMPREGCFGDMDGLPGVRNYGFMDNDELFDVYCYVENIHGEVFHGSTPQRFSLSEAKTYCEQQGAQLATTGQLYAAWNDGLNHCSPGWLADGSVRYPIVTPRERCGGSEPGVKTVYRFSNQTGFPEPYTRHDAYCFRANSKSQTVPPIDYTATEPEDTEQHIVTLADPQEEYSMDQVTQESENEAQGAVESFSIYSTQTTSEPEEHNHTLSSQEDATASTRRDLTTPASTDRYLESTEVTRQNVQSVPEIYMDPKHNNFMQEGEPEIKASSIDGVKSSNHRHYQPMPDTNLEPGEPIDFIPPIEARPETTEAPSSQPKEINGSKHFQPMPDTSLEEEDEDHVTSEISMTTEGTTLEYDSSNDTTTYNTPVQSGLSTYLPEGATVEKNAGNITEAPESEEDQGLLTHTTQSTSVRTSSTKGWLEGSGEDLTLLSTEKSEHLVTPHISETYGASTTETMTESFSLTHLNNISPTLKPIHENSSADHHNAEEIPAGTVPVSLGAVDDVSNYSTVSTTLKETESSEGSGDHDDVLPVTLLTTPVPHLLGTSTTHGPAQVEISSPQEIVGVLPESTTPPSLGIVEEELEKVEQEGLGEAPKYLITTSTELNNSTVTFSVEGSEEDESSGEGEPPGNWSSVTKHPYSKVATITPSNLTDMEEHNETNSDDEDNQDSTVGPTTSLKVTFLPHGTQSPIWQSVASSTNPGELRADVEFSGEAALTTDDIKALSEPDSTNAPIIEQMEQTQKPTTTTAGNEDDDDDDDDDNDYGFMTNENNTKANTEDENRVKTTPEPAALPARPTHRVLVRTAYISDACLANPCKNGGTCVDNGEGRKCLCLPTYGGDFCETDLEHCEPGWEKFQGFCYKHFTKRQKWEVAEQHCRLCGGHLVSVMSPEEQGFINDKYREYQWTGLNDKTIEGDFRWSDGNPLLYENWYRGQPDSYFLSGEDCVVMVWYDDGRWSDIPCNYQLSYTCKKGIAAFCGQPPLVLHAKMFGRRQLKYRANSQVRYYCESGFIQRQNPVITCQGNGQWEEPKITCTPVGPAYSNGEPVTWPTGQNMEIIIEDTTTKTTTPEYLDIKWNF
- the bcan gene encoding brevican core protein isoform X4, with the translated sequence MFLHILLRTICLFVLSSSAVLSPAADETSFLQVAIPDRPVSAILGGSLTLPCMVSLSRTPSLGRHAVLTQPRVKWSFLSSNRETEILVARGERVKVSELYKGRASLLNYAASSADLTLRLDGLIHNDTGFYRCEVQHGLEDAHDQAQVKVKGVVFLYRHTSSRYAFTFDEAKDACEDIGAQIASPEQLLAAYHSGYEQCDAGWLSDRSVRYPIQMPREGCFGDMDGLPGVRNYGFMDNDELFDVYCYVENIHGEVFHGSTPQRFSLSEAKTYCEQQGAQLATTGQLYAAWNDGLNHCSPGWLADGSVRYPIVTPRERCGGSEPGVKTVYRFSNQTGFPEPYTRHDAYCFRANSKSQTVPPIDYTATEPEDTEQHIVTLADPQEEYSMDQVTQESENEAQGAVESFSIYSTQTTSEPEEHNHTLSSQEDATASTRRDLTTPASTDRYLESTEVTRQNVQSVPEIYMDPKHNNFMQEGEPEIKASSIDGVKSSNHRHYQPMPDTNLEPGEPIDFIPPIEARPETTEAPSSQPKEINGSKHFQPMPDTSLEEEDEDHVTSEISMTTEGTTLEYDSSNDTTTYNTPVQSGLSTYLPEGATVEKNAGNITEAPESEEDQGLLTHTTQSTSVRTSSTKGWLEGSGEDLTLLSTEKSEHLVTPHISETYGASTTETMTESFSLTHLNNISPTLKPIHENSSADHHNAEEIPAGTVPVSLGAVDDVSNYSTVSTTLKETESSEGSGDHDDVLPVTLLTTPVPHLLGTSTTHGPAQVEISSPQEIVGVLPESTTPPSLGIVEEELEKVEQEGLGEAPKYLITTSTELNNSTVTFSVEGSEEDESSGEGEPPGNWSSVTKHPYSKVATITPSNLTDMEEHNETNSDDEDNQDSTVGPTTSLKVTFLPHGTQSPIWQSVASSTNPGELRADVEFSGEAALTTDDIKALSEPDSTNAPIIEQMEQTQKPTTTTAGNEDDDDDDDDDNDYGFMTNENNTKANTEDENRVKTTPEPAALPARPTHRVLVRTAYISDACLANPCKNGGTCVDNGEGRKCLCLPTYGGDFCETDLEHCEPGWEKFQGFCYKHFTKRQKWEVAEQHCRLCGGHLVSVMSPEEQGFINDKYREYQWTGLNDKTIEGDFRWSDGNPLLYENWYRGQPDSYFLSGEDCVVMVWYDDGRWSDIPCNYQLSYTCKKGIAAFCGQPPLVLHAKMFGRRQLKYRANSQVRYYCESGFIQRQNPVITCQGNGQWEEPKITCTPVGPAYSNGEPVTWPTGQNMEIIIEDTTTKTTTPEYLDIKWNF
- the bcan gene encoding brevican core protein isoform X1 translates to MNRSLVQRHLLSSCCHHVRSAMFLHILLRTICLFVLSSSAVLSPAADETSFLQVAIPDRPVSAILGGSLTLPCMVSLSRTPSLGRHAVLTQPRVKWSFLSSNRETEILVARGERVKVSELYKGRASLLNYAASSADLTLRLDGLIHNDTGFYRCEVQHGLEDAHDQAQVKVKGVVFLYRHTSSRYAFTFDEAKDACEDIGAQIASPEQLLAAYHSGYEQCDAGWLSDRSVRYPIQMPREGCFGDMDGLPGVRNYGFMDNDELFDVYCYVENIHGEVFHGSTPQRFSLSEAKTYCEQQGAQLATTGQLYAAWNDGLNHCSPGWLADGSVRYPIVTPRERCGGSEPGVKTVYRFSNQTGFPEPYTRHDAYCFRANSKSQTVPPIDYTATEPEDTEQHIVTLADPQEEYSMDQVTQESENEAQGAVESFSIYSTQTTSEPEEHNHTLSSQEDATASTRRDLTTPASTDRYLESTEVTRQNVQSVPEIYMDPKHNNFMQEGEPEIKASSIDGVKSSNHRHYQPMPDTNLEPGEPIDFIPPIEARPETTEAPSSQPKEINGSKHFQPMPDTSLEEEDEDHVTSEISMTTEGTTLEYDSSNDTTTYNTPVQSGLSTYLPEGATVEKNAGNITEAPESEEDQGLLTHTTQSTSVRTSSTKGWLEGSGEDLTLLSTEKSEHLVTPHISETYGASTTETMTESFSLTHLNNISPTLKPIHENSSADHHNAEEIPAGTVPVSLGAVDDVSNYSTVSTTLKETESSEGSGDHDDVLPVTLLTTPVPHLLGTSTTHGPAQVEISSPQEIVGVLPESTTPPSLGIVEEELEKVEQEGLGEAPKYLITTSTELNNSTVTFSVEGSEEDESSGEGEPPGNWSSVTKHPYSKVATITPSNLTDMEEHNETNSDDEDNQDSTVGPTTSLKVTFLPHGTQSPIWQSVASSTNPGELRADVEFSGEAALTTDDIKALSEPDSTNAPIIEQMEQTQKPTTTTAGNEDDDDDDDDDNDYGFMTNENNTKANTEDENRVKTTPEPAALPARPTHRVLVRTAYISDACLANPCKNGGTCVDNGEGRKCLCLPTYGGDFCETDLEHCEPGWEKFQGFCYKHFTKRQKWEVAEQHCRLCGGHLVSVMSPEEQGFINDKYREYQWTGLNDKTIEGDFRWSDGNPLLYENWYRGQPDSYFLSGEDCVVMVWYDDGRWSDIPCNYQLSYTCKKGIAAFCGQPPLVLHAKMFGRRQLKYRANSQVRYYCESGFIQRQNPVITCQGNGQWEEPKITCTPVGPAYSNGEPVTWPTGQNMEIIIEDTTTKTTTPEYLDIKWNF
- the bcan gene encoding brevican core protein isoform X2; amino-acid sequence: MNRSLVQRHLLSSCCHHVRSAMFLHILLRTICLFVLSSSAVLSPAADETSFLQVAIPDRPVSAILGGSLTLPCMVSLSRTPSLGRHAVLTQPRVKWSFLSSNRETEILVARGERVKVSELYKGRASLLNYAASSADLTLRLDGLIHNDTGFYRCEVQHGLEDAHDQAQVKVKGVVFLYRHTSSRYAFTFDEAKDACEDIGAQIASPEQLLAAYHSGYEQCDAGWLSDRSVRYPIQMPREGCFGDMDGLPGVRNYGFMDNDELFDVYCYVENIHGEVFHGSTPQRFSLSEAKTYCEQQGAQLATTGQLYAAWNDGLNHCSPGWLADGSVRYPIVTPRERCGGSEPGVKTVYRFSNQTGFPEPYTRHDAYCFRANSKSQTVPPIDYTATEPEDTEQHIVTLADPQEEYSMDQVTQESENEAQGAVESFSIYSTQTTSEPEEHNHTLSSQEDATASTRRDLTTPASTDRYLESTEVTRQNVQSVPEIYMDPKHNNFMQEGEPEIKASSIDGVKSSNHRHYQPMPDTNLEPGEPIDFIPPIEARPETTEAPSSQPKEINGSKHFQPMPDTSLEEEDEDHVTSEISMTTEGTTLEYDSSNDTTTYNTPVQSGLSTYLPEGATVEKNAGNITEAPESEEDQGLLTHTTQSTSVRTSSTKGWLEGSGEDLTLLSTEKSEHLVTPHISETYGASTTETMTESFSLTHLNNISPTLKPIHENSSADHHNAEEIPAGTVPVSLGAVDDVSNYSTVSTTLKETESSEGSGDHDDVLPVTLLTTPVPHLLGTSTTHGPAQVEISSPQEIVGVLPESTTPPSLGIVEEELEKVEQEGLGEAPKYLITTSTELNNSTVTFSVEGSEEDESSGEGEPPGNWSSVTKHPYSKVATITPSNLTDMEEHNETNSDDEDNQDSTVGPTTSLKVTFLPHGTQSPIWQSVASSTNPGELRADVEFSGEAALTTDDIKALSEPDSTNAPIIEQMEQTQKPTTTTAGNEDDDDDDDDDNDYGFMTNENNTKANTEDENRVKTTPEPAALPARPTHRVLVRTAYISDACLANPCKNGGTCVDNGEGRKCLCLPTYGGDFCETDLEHCEPGWEKFQGFCYKHFTKRQKWEVAEQHCRLCGGHLVSVMSPEEQGFINDKYREYQWTGLNDKTIEGDFRWSDGNPLLYENWYRGQPDSYFLSGEDCVVMVWYDDGRWSDIPCNYQLSYTCKKGIAFCGQPPLVLHAKMFGRRQLKYRANSQVRYYCESGFIQRQNPVITCQGNGQWEEPKITCTPVGPAYSNGEPVTWPTGQNMEIIIEDTTTKTTTPEYLDIKWNF